A region of the Silene latifolia isolate original U9 population chromosome 9, ASM4854445v1, whole genome shotgun sequence genome:
CATTCCTTTTCATTGTGCTCCTTTGATTTGTTACTGAGTAGAATTTATGTTAGAAGCATTGCATTAATTTCATAGGTGATCTGTCATGTTttattcaatttttttctttttgaagGAGGAAGCATTGGGCAAATTACAGTCTTCAATATCTTCAATCCCAGCACTGGTACGGCTTTAATATTTTTTCTTAACGTGACTGGTTTTTGTAAGACGGAAAGTATTGCTTTCTATTTTGTACATTCTTGTGTTCTGTGTTTTATCAGGTTAAAGGAGAAATGAAGGAACAATTGCCAGTTATCCCAAGTCTGGTACTAATTCCGCTCTTTCCTTAATCTGATTTTGGCATCGTGTTGGGAAGACATTTTGGGTATTAATAGTGCCATATTCGTCTTTATTTTCATTGATTTTAGGTTGAAGAAGCAGTAAAGACCCAATTTAGAGCTTCCATTCCAGAATTGATACAGGTCTCGCTTTCTTAATATTTCTGATCATATTTCTGTGACCCTGAAGAATCATACTAATATACTATCTGTTTGTCTATTCAGGCTCTAACAGTGATGAAAGAAGGGCAAAGAATCACGACGCTGGTACTAATTTACAATTTCCTTCCTCTTCTATTAAGTTAACCTTGGCTTCGCAGCAGTGGTGGAGGGAGGGTGTAAAGACGGGTAGCAGCCCCAACTAGTAGTTAGAAATTGGCGTGATTtcagaaataaaatgtcataaaaTAGAACAAATTTGTACGTCACCCTTGCTAAATTTTGATGTGTATTTGCGAATGTTGGATGTATTTGTGGAAAAAGGTCGTCAATATAAACATTGAAAGCAACTCAAATTATGACATCTTAAGATGAAGGTTGAATACATTTTTTCAACATTTCATTTAAGACGAGCTAACGGTTGAGGCCTGAGGGCATTTGTTTAAACATTTTGTTTTTCAAATTATGGTCGTGTACTGGCCGTGGTTTGTTAAGTTACATCAGTCATATCACGATGATTAGAGTTCACGATTGTTGCTTCAACCACCATCAATACCGCATTTTAATACCATAGTAAACTGCCAGCAGGTGGAAGAAGCTAGCAGAGCGGCCCCTGCTTTTTCCCCCTTGGCCCAGAGTTTGCCTAGTCCTATTCCTACAAGGTGATGTTCACATCAATCACATGCCTTAGACTTAATTACTTTTTACAATACGAATTACCAATTATTGGTGAGCAAGTTGACTTTATGCGAGATTTTggagctttgatttttgtttcGAATGATTTTTGAGCTTGTATAGGAGCATAGGGGTGGTGTACCCTAGAATTTTGCATTACTAATACTTTGTTTAATGATTATCTTAGAGCATCTCCTCAGCAGGACGAATCATCTAACTTACACTTGAAATTTGCGGGAAATTTGCCAGAGTCTAAGTCACTTTTTACCAAGGAGGATATAAAAGATCAGGGTGCTTCACTTAAAGTTGAGTTGCATGATCAATATGGGCATAAAGTAGTTGTAGGACCAGAATCATCAGCAAAGATTAAGATTTTTGTAGTTGCCGGGGACTTTGAGAGTGAAGATGGTGACGAGGATATAAGCAAACATGTTGTCACGCCGAGGGAGGGCAAACCACCACTTTTGAAAGGAGAGAGTGAAATATTATTGTCCAAAGGGGTTGCTAGTGTCGATGAAATTGCTTTCACTGATAACTCAACATTTGTAAGAAGTAAGAAGTTCAAATTAGGGGCTCAAGTCATAAAaggtgtttcacctggagtcatTAAGGGAGCGGTGAGTGATGCTTTTCGGGTGAAAGAGCACCGGAATACGTGTAAGTGTCCATTCCTTCGTATATGCATGTTTGGAATTGCTAGCATATTGCGTCTTGCGTCTTATTGTAGATCACCTTTTAGTGTTATTGTTGTTTCAGTATTCTTCGATGCAATTTGCAATTTCATGCTGATGTTGGTGAGAACCTCTCAGACATTGGGCTAACTTTGTTGTTGCTGGTGCTTCGCTTTTTGTTCAGTTAATAGGAAGCAACAAATAACTCTGGATGATGAGGTGTGGCATTTGGTTAACATTGGCGAAGGAAAAACTCATAAGAAGCTGCAAGATAAAGGAATTAATTTAGTGAAGGATCTCCTCCACCTATATAACAATGATATTAACGAACTGCGACAAGTGAGCATAAGTTATTCTGTCATTTACTAGTTGCTCTCTCTAATGTTTGAGTGTTACACTGTCGAACTTTATCTATTTTTCCCCTTCTCCCCGTCTGAATCAGATTTTTCCTGGAGGTAAGAAAAAGTTGAACCAAACTATAGAAATGGCTAAATCATGCGCTCAATCGGCCCTGCGCATCCAATCTCAGATGATACCTGATAATTCTGAAAAGGTAGAGAGTTTTTTTATGCTATGTCAACAATTTACTGTTCTATGGTATTCAGACTTTGTACATACCCCAGTGTCAGACTGTCAGGTACGGTACTTATAGTGTTGGATTCACACATGCCTTAATTTTTAGGACACAAAGCATACAAGTATCTTTCATCACTTTGCCAGACACACTCCTTTTATGTCTTTCCTAAAAGAACTGTAGGATTGAGAAGGGTCTGTCACGAATTTCATATTCATATGTATATCCTTCAGTGTCGTATCGGATGTAGGTTCATATGACCCCAGAAGTGAGGAGTCGATCAGTCGATGTAACCTAGATGTTGTTACAACTAAACAACCTCTTTGCATACTCAAAATGGTATCCCACAAAGGAAAAAAAGAGAATTGTGTTAATCAACTAACATAACCATGGTTTCTTGTACAGCAAGTAGTCGATACGTCATATGAGAAGCAAAATGAGCAGACACATTTTCCGCCCATGACCAATCTGACAGCGGTTGAGGCTGAGcctttttgttcaacaacaattAACTCGACAATGCCGTTTATGAATACCATAGATGCATATCAGGGTATGTGATAGCTTTCACATCCATCTTGTTCAATGACCATAGGTCCGTAGAATTTTAAGTTACTGTTTTACTTC
Encoded here:
- the LOC141599171 gene encoding calmodulin-binding protein 60 C-like isoform X4 — encoded protein: MSNFEYQFSGYLIYFAFCILLCRNSQIIAEEEALGKLQSSISSIPALVKGEMKEQLPVIPSLVEEAVKTQFRASIPELIQALTVMKEGQRITTLQVEEASRAAPAFSPLAQSLPSPIPTRASPQQDESSNLHLKFAGNLPESKSLFTKEDIKDQGASLKVELHDQYGHKVVVGPESSAKIKIFVVAGDFESEDGDEDISKHVVTPREGKPPLLKGESEILLSKGVASVDEIAFTDNSTFVRSKKFKLGAQVIKGVSPGVIKGAVSDAFRVKEHRNTFNRKQQITLDDEVWHLVNIGEGKTHKKLQDKGINLVKDLLHLYNNDINELRQIFPGGKKKLNQTIEMAKSCAQSALRIQSQMIPDNSEKQVVDTSYEKQNEQTHFPPMTNLTAVEAEPFCSTTINSTMPFMNTIDAYQGEPAMQFDDFPHVSLRELVPQDSLCTTFENQEELPEFYGALSNILNATGADQGGMSYQPEEFGWDLTVDDYITDKESYTGLQYRPGWLVVRAVLRFKVAGKVSAKEGPRAGKRQKLS
- the LOC141599171 gene encoding calmodulin-binding protein 60 C-like isoform X1 — its product is MSNFEYQFSGYLIYFAFCILLCRNSQIIAEVESVKKGMEASIVRLEEALGKLQSSISSIPALVKGEMKEQLPVIPSLVEEAVKTQFRASIPELIQALTVMKEGQRITTLQVEEASRAAPAFSPLAQSLPSPIPTRASPQQDESSNLHLKFAGNLPESKSLFTKEDIKDQGASLKVELHDQYGHKVVVGPESSAKIKIFVVAGDFESEDGDEDISKHVVTPREGKPPLLKGESEILLSKGVASVDEIAFTDNSTFVRSKKFKLGAQVIKGVSPGVIKGAVSDAFRVKEHRNTFNRKQQITLDDEVWHLVNIGEGKTHKKLQDKGINLVKDLLHLYNNDINELRQIFPGGKKKLNQTIEMAKSCAQSALRIQSQMIPDNSEKQVVDTSYEKQNEQTHFPPMTNLTAVEAEPFCSTTINSTMPFMNTIDAYQGEPAMQFDDFPHVSLRELVPQDSLCTTFENQEELPEFYGALSNILNATGADQGGMSYQPEEFGWDLTVDDYITDKESYTGLQYRPGWLVVRAVLRFKVAGKVSAKEGPRAGKRQKLS
- the LOC141599171 gene encoding calmodulin-binding protein 60 C-like isoform X2, producing the protein MANFDGVDFGAASTGFCQCTAINSQIIAEVESVKKGMEASIVRLEEALGKLQSSISSIPALVKGEMKEQLPVIPSLVEEAVKTQFRASIPELIQALTVMKEGQRITTLQVEEASRAAPAFSPLAQSLPSPIPTRASPQQDESSNLHLKFAGNLPESKSLFTKEDIKDQGASLKVELHDQYGHKVVVGPESSAKIKIFVVAGDFESEDGDEDISKHVVTPREGKPPLLKGESEILLSKGVASVDEIAFTDNSTFVRSKKFKLGAQVIKGVSPGVIKGAVSDAFRVKEHRNTFNRKQQITLDDEVWHLVNIGEGKTHKKLQDKGINLVKDLLHLYNNDINELRQIFPGGKKKLNQTIEMAKSCAQSALRIQSQMIPDNSEKQVVDTSYEKQNEQTHFPPMTNLTAVEAEPFCSTTINSTMPFMNTIDAYQGEPAMQFDDFPHVSLRELVPQDSLCTTFENQEELPEFYGALSNILNATGADQGGMSYQPEEFGWDLTVDDYITDKESYTGLQYRPGWLVVRAVLRFKVAGKVSAKEGPRAGKRQKLS
- the LOC141599171 gene encoding calmodulin-binding protein 60 C-like isoform X3, which gives rise to MSNFEYQFSGYLIYFAFCILLCRNSQIIAEVESVKKGMEASIVRLEEALGKLQSSISSIPALVKGEMKEQLPVIPSLVEEAVKTQFRASIPELIQALTVMKEGQRITTLVEEASRAAPAFSPLAQSLPSPIPTRASPQQDESSNLHLKFAGNLPESKSLFTKEDIKDQGASLKVELHDQYGHKVVVGPESSAKIKIFVVAGDFESEDGDEDISKHVVTPREGKPPLLKGESEILLSKGVASVDEIAFTDNSTFVRSKKFKLGAQVIKGVSPGVIKGAVSDAFRVKEHRNTFNRKQQITLDDEVWHLVNIGEGKTHKKLQDKGINLVKDLLHLYNNDINELRQIFPGGKKKLNQTIEMAKSCAQSALRIQSQMIPDNSEKQVVDTSYEKQNEQTHFPPMTNLTAVEAEPFCSTTINSTMPFMNTIDAYQGEPAMQFDDFPHVSLRELVPQDSLCTTFENQEELPEFYGALSNILNATGADQGGMSYQPEEFGWDLTVDDYITDKESYTGLQYRPGWLVVRAVLRFKVAGKVSAKEGPRAGKRQKLS
- the LOC141599171 gene encoding calmodulin-binding protein 60 C-like isoform X8, with translation MEASIVRLEEALGKLQSSISSIPALVKGEMKEQLPVIPSLVEEAVKTQFRASIPELIQALTVMKEGQRITTLQVEEASRAAPAFSPLAQSLPSPIPTRASPQQDESSNLHLKFAGNLPESKSLFTKEDIKDQGASLKVELHDQYGHKVVVGPESSAKIKIFVVAGDFESEDGDEDISKHVVTPREGKPPLLKGESEILLSKGVASVDEIAFTDNSTFVRSKKFKLGAQVIKGVSPGVIKGAVSDAFRVKEHRNTFNRKQQITLDDEVWHLVNIGEGKTHKKLQDKGINLVKDLLHLYNNDINELRQIFPGGKKKLNQTIEMAKSCAQSALRIQSQMIPDNSEKQVVDTSYEKQNEQTHFPPMTNLTAVEAEPFCSTTINSTMPFMNTIDAYQGEPAMQFDDFPHVSLRELVPQDSLCTTFENQEELPEFYGALSNILNATGADQGGMSYQPEEFGWDLTVDDYITDKESYTGLQYRPGWLVVRAVLRFKVAGKVSAKEGPRAGKRQKLS
- the LOC141599171 gene encoding calmodulin-binding protein 60 C-like isoform X5, which produces MANFDGVDFGAASTGFCQCTAINSQIIAEEEALGKLQSSISSIPALVKGEMKEQLPVIPSLVEEAVKTQFRASIPELIQALTVMKEGQRITTLQVEEASRAAPAFSPLAQSLPSPIPTRASPQQDESSNLHLKFAGNLPESKSLFTKEDIKDQGASLKVELHDQYGHKVVVGPESSAKIKIFVVAGDFESEDGDEDISKHVVTPREGKPPLLKGESEILLSKGVASVDEIAFTDNSTFVRSKKFKLGAQVIKGVSPGVIKGAVSDAFRVKEHRNTFNRKQQITLDDEVWHLVNIGEGKTHKKLQDKGINLVKDLLHLYNNDINELRQIFPGGKKKLNQTIEMAKSCAQSALRIQSQMIPDNSEKQVVDTSYEKQNEQTHFPPMTNLTAVEAEPFCSTTINSTMPFMNTIDAYQGEPAMQFDDFPHVSLRELVPQDSLCTTFENQEELPEFYGALSNILNATGADQGGMSYQPEEFGWDLTVDDYITDKESYTGLQYRPGWLVVRAVLRFKVAGKVSAKEGPRAGKRQKLS
- the LOC141599171 gene encoding calmodulin-binding protein 60 C-like isoform X6 is translated as MILRNSQIIAEVESVKKGMEASIVRLEEALGKLQSSISSIPALVKGEMKEQLPVIPSLVEEAVKTQFRASIPELIQALTVMKEGQRITTLQVEEASRAAPAFSPLAQSLPSPIPTRASPQQDESSNLHLKFAGNLPESKSLFTKEDIKDQGASLKVELHDQYGHKVVVGPESSAKIKIFVVAGDFESEDGDEDISKHVVTPREGKPPLLKGESEILLSKGVASVDEIAFTDNSTFVRSKKFKLGAQVIKGVSPGVIKGAVSDAFRVKEHRNTFNRKQQITLDDEVWHLVNIGEGKTHKKLQDKGINLVKDLLHLYNNDINELRQIFPGGKKKLNQTIEMAKSCAQSALRIQSQMIPDNSEKQVVDTSYEKQNEQTHFPPMTNLTAVEAEPFCSTTINSTMPFMNTIDAYQGEPAMQFDDFPHVSLRELVPQDSLCTTFENQEELPEFYGALSNILNATGADQGGMSYQPEEFGWDLTVDDYITDKESYTGLQYRPGWLVVRAVLRFKVAGKVSAKEGPRAGKRQKLS
- the LOC141599171 gene encoding calmodulin-binding protein 60 C-like isoform X7, giving the protein MILRNSQIIAEEEALGKLQSSISSIPALVKGEMKEQLPVIPSLVEEAVKTQFRASIPELIQALTVMKEGQRITTLQVEEASRAAPAFSPLAQSLPSPIPTRASPQQDESSNLHLKFAGNLPESKSLFTKEDIKDQGASLKVELHDQYGHKVVVGPESSAKIKIFVVAGDFESEDGDEDISKHVVTPREGKPPLLKGESEILLSKGVASVDEIAFTDNSTFVRSKKFKLGAQVIKGVSPGVIKGAVSDAFRVKEHRNTFNRKQQITLDDEVWHLVNIGEGKTHKKLQDKGINLVKDLLHLYNNDINELRQIFPGGKKKLNQTIEMAKSCAQSALRIQSQMIPDNSEKQVVDTSYEKQNEQTHFPPMTNLTAVEAEPFCSTTINSTMPFMNTIDAYQGEPAMQFDDFPHVSLRELVPQDSLCTTFENQEELPEFYGALSNILNATGADQGGMSYQPEEFGWDLTVDDYITDKESYTGLQYRPGWLVVRAVLRFKVAGKVSAKEGPRAGKRQKLS